A window of Gasterosteus aculeatus chromosome 9, fGasAcu3.hap1.1, whole genome shotgun sequence contains these coding sequences:
- the sh3d19 gene encoding SH3 domain-containing protein 19 isoform X4: MAEARREDEEEEEGERTDLRGVPYRKQATAHPERTKADHSSRGPLNSIRAAIKRTSTKSQSDGTRERSRPEITILSAQPLASNKWFSGNPTVFPRPPQPGWSAGIQAGPQVVLIGDCFQSVIREKTQEEHVVKPTAAPRRTACTATSATQTDPVWEDTCAAAPQSLRKRPAGKKPQKPPRPSPPKPVDRGPVGTNTRLPANAEEPSDAQSDVKQPHRSGSTRGGSVTVHWDFPPPFAASETAPSSLGPEPPRRPVPLPRTKSRKQGDVHEVKVQTLVELNEPCASVRSDPEEVTSCKYLKDLLEVFAANECEENSGDANQSEEASQGEDAGVKMNGNLSQRNIRARIQAFETQATTEEGNAAELAQPESAPRKAPSKPPVAAKPSVSLKPQLNNNVDYRNASFRNAPKVPVPSPGPVKEELETLFNNRSRPSVLTRENSIHGEGVAPVPPSPAVKSFKEALKPNFNINNHNSTSMATEDLYSDISSNHIPFKPQHSVDINGGSSTRQSLTRRPTTIRVPSQTGSPYSEDSSPPLPAQKPKGSPNPQRINKPSQTPAFPRQESFTFGQEPSLPPRRLTTSKTLPPRPPLAKTGPGRPAPPITQAIGRSQSLYSETPPKPQIQQTQRKRSVVPPRPNPGHSLYNKYTLQLPHGIAAFDYNGNNAGELSFQKNEVLLLLDEIDHNTFQCQVGETRGGVQKSHMMVITPLSSSSSSSSDAAPPQDAGSGDAGSELKVQATHDFNPEGPGELGLRAGDVVTMVEQLDSQWYRGTCRGSTGFFPINYVKVLTNSPKPPREQKARPSSTTVSGPRCVAKFDFEGNTSEDELSFSEGDVIQLKAYIGEEWARGQIGASTGLVPLNFVEIIEDLPPPTSLQKRHSIGIPMPGMASSASTRARVAEPARPGVEWATALYDYAEDSDGDLSFKQGDRILISRHVDAEWSFGRVGGREGVFPRAFVESDAGQQSGAAAGSRGRAMFDFTPECDEELSLQAGDIITGLETVDEEWFLGNLRGKRALVPRNYVQVLE; encoded by the exons ATGGCCGAAGCCCGTcgtgaggatgaggaagaggaagagggggagcgcACGGATCTGCGAGGCGTCCCGTACAGGAAGCAGGCAACag ctCATCCTGAAAGAACCAAGGCAGATCATTCAAG CCGAGGGCCTCTGAACTCGATACGAGCTGCTATCAAACGAA CAAGCACAAAGTCTCAGAGCGACGGAACCAGAGAAAGAAG TCGGCCAGAGATCACCATCCTCTCAGCACAACCTCTGGCCAGTAACAAGTGGTTCTCAGGGAACCCCACGGTTTTCCCTCGTCCCCCTCAGCCAGGCTGGTCTGCCGGCATCCAGGCAGGTCCCCAGGTAGTCCTCATCGGAGACTGTTTTCAATCG GTGATCCGAGAGAAGACCCAGGAGGAGCACGTTGTCAAGCCCACTGCGGCCCCCCGTCGGACCGCCTGCACCGCCACAAGTGCCACGCAGACCGACCCTGTATGGGAGGACACCTGCGCTGCTGCTCCACAGTCCTTAAGAAAAAGACCTGCAG GTAAAAAGCCACAGAAACCGCCGAGGCCGTCACCACCAAAACCCGTGGACAGAGGACCAGTGGGTACCAATACCAGACTACCGGCAAACGCTGAGGAACCAAGTGACGCCCAGTCGGATGTAAAGCAACCGCACCGGTCCGGTTCCACCCGCGGTGGATCTGTCACTGTACACTGGGACTTTCCTCCCCCCTTCGCCGCCTCTGAAACTGCTCCCTCTTCCCTGGGCCCAGAACCCCCTCGTCGACCCGTTCCACTGCCTCGCACCAAATCCCGAAAGCAGGGGGACGTGCACGAGGTGAAGGTCCAGACTTTGGTCGAGCTCAATGAACCTTGTGCCAGCGTTCGATCGGATCCAGAGGAGGTCACCTCCTGCAAGTATTTAAAGGACTTATTGGAGGTCTTCGCTGCTAACGAGTGTGAGGAGAACAGCGGCGACGCCAACCAGTCAGAGGAGGCCTCGCAGGGGGAGGACGCAGGTGTCAAGATGAACGGCAACCTTAGTCAACGCAATATCCGGGCCAGGATCCAAGCCTTTGAGACCCAGGCTACCACCGAGGAGGGAAACGCCGCGGAGTTGGCCCAACCGGAATCCGCCCCCAGGAAGGCGCCCAGCAAACCTCCAGTTGCCGCCAAACCTTCCGTCTCGCTTAAGCCGCAATTAAACAACAATGTAGACTATCGAAACGCATCGTTCAGAAATGCCCCCAAAGTCCCCGTTCCGTCCCCCGGACCGGTGAAGGAGGAACTGGAGACTTTATTCAACAACAGGTCGCGTCCTTCTGTGTTGACCAGAGAAAACAGCATCCATGGAGAGGGCGTAGCACCGGTCCCCCCTTCCCCTGCAGTGAAGTCTTTTAAGGAAGCCCTGAAACCCAACTTCAACATAAATAACCATAACTCCACCTCTATGGCCACAGAGGATCTGTATTCGGACATTTCATCAA aTCACATCCCCTTCAAACCTCagcacagtgtggacatcaacGGAGGCTCTTCAACCAGACAAAGTCTAACACGGAGGCCGACCACTATCAGGGTCCCCAGCCAAACCGGGTCAC CTTACTCTGAGGAcagctcccctcctcttcctgctcagaAGCCCAAAGGCTCCCCAAACCCCCAAAGGATCAACAAACCAAGCCAGACCCCCGCCTTCCCACGGCAG GAGTCTTTCACGTTTGGGCAGGAACCATCATTACCACCTCG GAGGCTGACTACGAGCaaaaccctccccccccgcccacctctGGCCAAAACGGGCCCAGGAAGACCGGCCCCGCCCATCACCCAGGCCATAGGTCGATCCCAGTCGCTGTACTCGGAAACTCCCCCAAAACCGCAGATacaacagacacaaaggaaaagaaGTGTTGTGCCCCCAAGGCCCAACCCCGGCCACAGCCTCTACAACAAATACACG CTTCAACTTCCTCATGGGATCGCTGCCTTCGACTACAATGGGAATAACGCGGGAGAACTGTCGTTTCAG aAAAATGAGGTGCTCCTGCTGCTAGACGAGATTGACCACAATACGTTCCAGTGCCAAGTCGGGGAAACCAGAGGCGGAGTACAAAAGTCTCACATGATGGTCATaactcctctttcctcctcctcctcctcctcctcagacgcAGCCCCACCACAG GATGCCGGTTCAGGTGACGCTGGTTCTGAGCTCAAAGTGCAGGCCACACATGACTTCAATCCAG agggtccAGGAGAGCTGGGCCTACGAGCAGGCGATGTAGTGACCATGGTGGAGCAGCTGGACAGTCAGTGGTACAGAGGCACTTGCAGGGGATCTACCGGTTTCTTTCCCATCAATTATGTCAAAGTCCTG ACAAATTCCCCAAAACCGCCCCGTGAACAGAAAGCAAGACCATCGTCTACAACAGTCAG CGGTCCGAGATGCGTGGCGAAGTTCGACTTTGAGGGCAACaccagcgaggacgagctgtcgttCTCTGAGGGAGACGTGATCCAGCTGAAGGCGTACATCGGAGAGGAGTGGGCCCGGGGACAGATCGGCGCCTCGACCGGCCTCGTCCCTCTCAACTTTGTGGAGATCATCGAAGATCTGCCCCCACCCACGAGTCTGCAGAAGAGACATTCTATCGGAATACCAATGCCCG GCATGGCGTCCTCTGCGAGCACGCGCGCTCGGGTGGCCGAACCGGCCCGGCCCGGCGTGGAGTGGGCCACGGCCCTGTACGACTACGCCGAGGACTCCGACGGCGACCTGTCGTTCAAACAGGGCGACCGGATTCTGATCAGCCGCCACGTGGACGCCGAGTGGAGCTTCGGGCGGGTGGGCGGCAGAGAGGGCGTGTTTCCCCGGGCCTTCGTCGAGAGCGACGCAG GTCAGCAGAGTGGAGCGGCTGCTGGAAGTAGAGGAAGGGCCATGTTTGACTTCACGCCAGAATGTGACGAGGAGCTCAGTCTGCAG GCTGGGGATATAATCACTGGTCTGGAGACGGTTGATGAAGAGTGGTTCCTGGGAAACTTGAGGGGGAAACGTGCTCTGGTCCCTAGAAACTACGTGCAAGTACTGGAGTAG
- the sh3d19 gene encoding SH3 domain-containing protein 19 isoform X6 has protein sequence MAEARREDEEEEEGERTDLRGVPYRKQATAHPERTKADHSSRGPLNSIRAAIKRTSTKSQSDGTRERSRPEITILSAQPLASNKWFSGNPTVFPRPPQPGWSAGIQAGPQPPPPYDQVIREKTQEEHVVKPTAAPRRTACTATSATQTDPVWEDTCAAAPQSLRKRPAGKKPQKPPRPSPPKPVDRGPVGTNTRLPANAEEPSDAQSDVKQPHRSGSTRGGSVTVHWDFPPPFAASETAPSSLGPEPPRRPVPLPRTKSRKQGDVHEVKVQTLVELNEPCASVRSDPEEVTSCKYLKDLLEVFAANECEENSGDANQSEEASQGEDAGVKMNGNLSQRNIRARIQAFETQATTEEGNAAELAQPESAPRKAPSKPPVAAKPSVSLKPQLNNNVDYRNASFRNAPKVPVPSPGPVKEELETLFNNRSRPSVLTRENSIHGEGVAPVPPSPAVKSFKEALKPNFNINNHNSTSMATEDLYSDISSNHIPFKPQHSVDINGGSSTRQSLTRRPTTIRVPSQTGSPYSEDSSPPLPAQKPKGSPNPQRINKPSQTPAFPRQESFTFGQEPSLPPRRLTTSKTLPPRPPLAKTGPGRPAPPITQAIGRSQSLYSETPPKPQIQQTQRKRSVVPPRPNPGHSLYNKYTLQLPHGIAAFDYNGNNAGELSFQKNEVLLLLDEIDHNTFQCQVGETRGGVQKSHMMVITPLSSSSSSSSDAAPPQDAGSGDAGSELKVQATHDFNPEGPGELGLRAGDVVTMVEQLDSQWYRGTCRGSTGFFPINYVKVLTNSPKPPREQKARPSSTTVSGPRCVAKFDFEGNTSEDELSFSEGDVIQLKAYIGEEWARGQIGASTGLVPLNFVEIIEDLPPPTSLQKRHSIGIPMPGMASSASTRARVAEPARPGVEWATALYDYAEDSDGDLSFKQGDRILISRHVDAEWSFGRVGGREGVFPRAFVESDAAGQQSGAAAGSRGRAMFDFTPECDEELSLQAGDIITGLETVDEEWFLGNLRGKRALVPRNYVQVLE, from the exons ATGGCCGAAGCCCGTcgtgaggatgaggaagaggaagagggggagcgcACGGATCTGCGAGGCGTCCCGTACAGGAAGCAGGCAACag ctCATCCTGAAAGAACCAAGGCAGATCATTCAAG CCGAGGGCCTCTGAACTCGATACGAGCTGCTATCAAACGAA CAAGCACAAAGTCTCAGAGCGACGGAACCAGAGAAAGAAG TCGGCCAGAGATCACCATCCTCTCAGCACAACCTCTGGCCAGTAACAAGTGGTTCTCAGGGAACCCCACGGTTTTCCCTCGTCCCCCTCAGCCAGGCTGGTCTGCCGGCATCCAGGCAGGTCCCCAG CCCCCACCACCCTATGACCAGGTGATCCGAGAGAAGACCCAGGAGGAGCACGTTGTCAAGCCCACTGCGGCCCCCCGTCGGACCGCCTGCACCGCCACAAGTGCCACGCAGACCGACCCTGTATGGGAGGACACCTGCGCTGCTGCTCCACAGTCCTTAAGAAAAAGACCTGCAG GTAAAAAGCCACAGAAACCGCCGAGGCCGTCACCACCAAAACCCGTGGACAGAGGACCAGTGGGTACCAATACCAGACTACCGGCAAACGCTGAGGAACCAAGTGACGCCCAGTCGGATGTAAAGCAACCGCACCGGTCCGGTTCCACCCGCGGTGGATCTGTCACTGTACACTGGGACTTTCCTCCCCCCTTCGCCGCCTCTGAAACTGCTCCCTCTTCCCTGGGCCCAGAACCCCCTCGTCGACCCGTTCCACTGCCTCGCACCAAATCCCGAAAGCAGGGGGACGTGCACGAGGTGAAGGTCCAGACTTTGGTCGAGCTCAATGAACCTTGTGCCAGCGTTCGATCGGATCCAGAGGAGGTCACCTCCTGCAAGTATTTAAAGGACTTATTGGAGGTCTTCGCTGCTAACGAGTGTGAGGAGAACAGCGGCGACGCCAACCAGTCAGAGGAGGCCTCGCAGGGGGAGGACGCAGGTGTCAAGATGAACGGCAACCTTAGTCAACGCAATATCCGGGCCAGGATCCAAGCCTTTGAGACCCAGGCTACCACCGAGGAGGGAAACGCCGCGGAGTTGGCCCAACCGGAATCCGCCCCCAGGAAGGCGCCCAGCAAACCTCCAGTTGCCGCCAAACCTTCCGTCTCGCTTAAGCCGCAATTAAACAACAATGTAGACTATCGAAACGCATCGTTCAGAAATGCCCCCAAAGTCCCCGTTCCGTCCCCCGGACCGGTGAAGGAGGAACTGGAGACTTTATTCAACAACAGGTCGCGTCCTTCTGTGTTGACCAGAGAAAACAGCATCCATGGAGAGGGCGTAGCACCGGTCCCCCCTTCCCCTGCAGTGAAGTCTTTTAAGGAAGCCCTGAAACCCAACTTCAACATAAATAACCATAACTCCACCTCTATGGCCACAGAGGATCTGTATTCGGACATTTCATCAA aTCACATCCCCTTCAAACCTCagcacagtgtggacatcaacGGAGGCTCTTCAACCAGACAAAGTCTAACACGGAGGCCGACCACTATCAGGGTCCCCAGCCAAACCGGGTCAC CTTACTCTGAGGAcagctcccctcctcttcctgctcagaAGCCCAAAGGCTCCCCAAACCCCCAAAGGATCAACAAACCAAGCCAGACCCCCGCCTTCCCACGGCAG GAGTCTTTCACGTTTGGGCAGGAACCATCATTACCACCTCG GAGGCTGACTACGAGCaaaaccctccccccccgcccacctctGGCCAAAACGGGCCCAGGAAGACCGGCCCCGCCCATCACCCAGGCCATAGGTCGATCCCAGTCGCTGTACTCGGAAACTCCCCCAAAACCGCAGATacaacagacacaaaggaaaagaaGTGTTGTGCCCCCAAGGCCCAACCCCGGCCACAGCCTCTACAACAAATACACG CTTCAACTTCCTCATGGGATCGCTGCCTTCGACTACAATGGGAATAACGCGGGAGAACTGTCGTTTCAG aAAAATGAGGTGCTCCTGCTGCTAGACGAGATTGACCACAATACGTTCCAGTGCCAAGTCGGGGAAACCAGAGGCGGAGTACAAAAGTCTCACATGATGGTCATaactcctctttcctcctcctcctcctcctcctcagacgcAGCCCCACCACAG GATGCCGGTTCAGGTGACGCTGGTTCTGAGCTCAAAGTGCAGGCCACACATGACTTCAATCCAG agggtccAGGAGAGCTGGGCCTACGAGCAGGCGATGTAGTGACCATGGTGGAGCAGCTGGACAGTCAGTGGTACAGAGGCACTTGCAGGGGATCTACCGGTTTCTTTCCCATCAATTATGTCAAAGTCCTG ACAAATTCCCCAAAACCGCCCCGTGAACAGAAAGCAAGACCATCGTCTACAACAGTCAG CGGTCCGAGATGCGTGGCGAAGTTCGACTTTGAGGGCAACaccagcgaggacgagctgtcgttCTCTGAGGGAGACGTGATCCAGCTGAAGGCGTACATCGGAGAGGAGTGGGCCCGGGGACAGATCGGCGCCTCGACCGGCCTCGTCCCTCTCAACTTTGTGGAGATCATCGAAGATCTGCCCCCACCCACGAGTCTGCAGAAGAGACATTCTATCGGAATACCAATGCCCG GCATGGCGTCCTCTGCGAGCACGCGCGCTCGGGTGGCCGAACCGGCCCGGCCCGGCGTGGAGTGGGCCACGGCCCTGTACGACTACGCCGAGGACTCCGACGGCGACCTGTCGTTCAAACAGGGCGACCGGATTCTGATCAGCCGCCACGTGGACGCCGAGTGGAGCTTCGGGCGGGTGGGCGGCAGAGAGGGCGTGTTTCCCCGGGCCTTCGTCGAGAGCGACGCAG CAGGTCAGCAGAGTGGAGCGGCTGCTGGAAGTAGAGGAAGGGCCATGTTTGACTTCACGCCAGAATGTGACGAGGAGCTCAGTCTGCAG GCTGGGGATATAATCACTGGTCTGGAGACGGTTGATGAAGAGTGGTTCCTGGGAAACTTGAGGGGGAAACGTGCTCTGGTCCCTAGAAACTACGTGCAAGTACTGGAGTAG
- the sh3d19 gene encoding SH3 domain-containing protein 19 isoform X1 → MAEARREDEEEEEGERTDLRGVPYRKQATAHPERTKADHSSRGPLNSIRAAIKRTSTKSQSDGTRERSRPEITILSAQPLASNKWFSGNPTVFPRPPQPGWSAGIQAGPQVVLIGDCFQSVIREKTQEEHVVKPTAAPRRTACTATSATQTDPVWEDTCAAAPQSLRKRPAGKKPQKPPRPSPPKPVDRGPVGTNTRLPANAEEPSDAQSDVKQPHRSGSTRGGSVTVHWDFPPPFAASETAPSSLGPEPPRRPVPLPRTKSRKQGDVHEVKVQTLVELNEPCASVRSDPEEVTSCKYLKDLLEVFAANECEENSGDANQSEEASQGEDAGVKMNGNLSQRNIRARIQAFETQATTEEGNAAELAQPESAPRKAPSKPPVAAKPSVSLKPQLNNNVDYRNASFRNAPKVPVPSPGPVKEELETLFNNRSRPSVLTRENSIHGEGVAPVPPSPAVKSFKEALKPNFNINNHNSTSMATEDLYSDISSNHIPFKPQHSVDINGGSSTRQSLTRRPTTIRVPSQTGSPYSEDSSPPLPAQKPKGSPNPQRINKPSQTPAFPRQESFTFGQEPSLPPRRLTTSKTLPPRPPLAKTGPGRPAPPITQAIGRSQSLYSETPPKPQIQQTQRKRSVVPPRPNPGHSLYNKYTLQLPHGIAAFDYNGNNAGELSFQKNEVLLLLDEIDHNTFQCQVGETRGGVQKSHMMVITPLSSSSSSSSDAAPPQDAGSGDAGSELKVQATHDFNPEGPGELGLRAGDVVTMVEQLDSQWYRGTCRGSTGFFPINYVKVLTNSPKPPREQKARPSSTTVSGPRCVAKFDFEGNTSEDELSFSEGDVIQLKAYIGEEWARGQIGASTGLVPLNFVEIIEDLPPPTSLQKRHSIGIPMPAGMASSASTRARVAEPARPGVEWATALYDYAEDSDGDLSFKQGDRILISRHVDAEWSFGRVGGREGVFPRAFVESDAAGQQSGAAAGSRGRAMFDFTPECDEELSLQAGDIITGLETVDEEWFLGNLRGKRALVPRNYVQVLE, encoded by the exons ATGGCCGAAGCCCGTcgtgaggatgaggaagaggaagagggggagcgcACGGATCTGCGAGGCGTCCCGTACAGGAAGCAGGCAACag ctCATCCTGAAAGAACCAAGGCAGATCATTCAAG CCGAGGGCCTCTGAACTCGATACGAGCTGCTATCAAACGAA CAAGCACAAAGTCTCAGAGCGACGGAACCAGAGAAAGAAG TCGGCCAGAGATCACCATCCTCTCAGCACAACCTCTGGCCAGTAACAAGTGGTTCTCAGGGAACCCCACGGTTTTCCCTCGTCCCCCTCAGCCAGGCTGGTCTGCCGGCATCCAGGCAGGTCCCCAGGTAGTCCTCATCGGAGACTGTTTTCAATCG GTGATCCGAGAGAAGACCCAGGAGGAGCACGTTGTCAAGCCCACTGCGGCCCCCCGTCGGACCGCCTGCACCGCCACAAGTGCCACGCAGACCGACCCTGTATGGGAGGACACCTGCGCTGCTGCTCCACAGTCCTTAAGAAAAAGACCTGCAG GTAAAAAGCCACAGAAACCGCCGAGGCCGTCACCACCAAAACCCGTGGACAGAGGACCAGTGGGTACCAATACCAGACTACCGGCAAACGCTGAGGAACCAAGTGACGCCCAGTCGGATGTAAAGCAACCGCACCGGTCCGGTTCCACCCGCGGTGGATCTGTCACTGTACACTGGGACTTTCCTCCCCCCTTCGCCGCCTCTGAAACTGCTCCCTCTTCCCTGGGCCCAGAACCCCCTCGTCGACCCGTTCCACTGCCTCGCACCAAATCCCGAAAGCAGGGGGACGTGCACGAGGTGAAGGTCCAGACTTTGGTCGAGCTCAATGAACCTTGTGCCAGCGTTCGATCGGATCCAGAGGAGGTCACCTCCTGCAAGTATTTAAAGGACTTATTGGAGGTCTTCGCTGCTAACGAGTGTGAGGAGAACAGCGGCGACGCCAACCAGTCAGAGGAGGCCTCGCAGGGGGAGGACGCAGGTGTCAAGATGAACGGCAACCTTAGTCAACGCAATATCCGGGCCAGGATCCAAGCCTTTGAGACCCAGGCTACCACCGAGGAGGGAAACGCCGCGGAGTTGGCCCAACCGGAATCCGCCCCCAGGAAGGCGCCCAGCAAACCTCCAGTTGCCGCCAAACCTTCCGTCTCGCTTAAGCCGCAATTAAACAACAATGTAGACTATCGAAACGCATCGTTCAGAAATGCCCCCAAAGTCCCCGTTCCGTCCCCCGGACCGGTGAAGGAGGAACTGGAGACTTTATTCAACAACAGGTCGCGTCCTTCTGTGTTGACCAGAGAAAACAGCATCCATGGAGAGGGCGTAGCACCGGTCCCCCCTTCCCCTGCAGTGAAGTCTTTTAAGGAAGCCCTGAAACCCAACTTCAACATAAATAACCATAACTCCACCTCTATGGCCACAGAGGATCTGTATTCGGACATTTCATCAA aTCACATCCCCTTCAAACCTCagcacagtgtggacatcaacGGAGGCTCTTCAACCAGACAAAGTCTAACACGGAGGCCGACCACTATCAGGGTCCCCAGCCAAACCGGGTCAC CTTACTCTGAGGAcagctcccctcctcttcctgctcagaAGCCCAAAGGCTCCCCAAACCCCCAAAGGATCAACAAACCAAGCCAGACCCCCGCCTTCCCACGGCAG GAGTCTTTCACGTTTGGGCAGGAACCATCATTACCACCTCG GAGGCTGACTACGAGCaaaaccctccccccccgcccacctctGGCCAAAACGGGCCCAGGAAGACCGGCCCCGCCCATCACCCAGGCCATAGGTCGATCCCAGTCGCTGTACTCGGAAACTCCCCCAAAACCGCAGATacaacagacacaaaggaaaagaaGTGTTGTGCCCCCAAGGCCCAACCCCGGCCACAGCCTCTACAACAAATACACG CTTCAACTTCCTCATGGGATCGCTGCCTTCGACTACAATGGGAATAACGCGGGAGAACTGTCGTTTCAG aAAAATGAGGTGCTCCTGCTGCTAGACGAGATTGACCACAATACGTTCCAGTGCCAAGTCGGGGAAACCAGAGGCGGAGTACAAAAGTCTCACATGATGGTCATaactcctctttcctcctcctcctcctcctcctcagacgcAGCCCCACCACAG GATGCCGGTTCAGGTGACGCTGGTTCTGAGCTCAAAGTGCAGGCCACACATGACTTCAATCCAG agggtccAGGAGAGCTGGGCCTACGAGCAGGCGATGTAGTGACCATGGTGGAGCAGCTGGACAGTCAGTGGTACAGAGGCACTTGCAGGGGATCTACCGGTTTCTTTCCCATCAATTATGTCAAAGTCCTG ACAAATTCCCCAAAACCGCCCCGTGAACAGAAAGCAAGACCATCGTCTACAACAGTCAG CGGTCCGAGATGCGTGGCGAAGTTCGACTTTGAGGGCAACaccagcgaggacgagctgtcgttCTCTGAGGGAGACGTGATCCAGCTGAAGGCGTACATCGGAGAGGAGTGGGCCCGGGGACAGATCGGCGCCTCGACCGGCCTCGTCCCTCTCAACTTTGTGGAGATCATCGAAGATCTGCCCCCACCCACGAGTCTGCAGAAGAGACATTCTATCGGAATACCAATGCCCG CAGGCATGGCGTCCTCTGCGAGCACGCGCGCTCGGGTGGCCGAACCGGCCCGGCCCGGCGTGGAGTGGGCCACGGCCCTGTACGACTACGCCGAGGACTCCGACGGCGACCTGTCGTTCAAACAGGGCGACCGGATTCTGATCAGCCGCCACGTGGACGCCGAGTGGAGCTTCGGGCGGGTGGGCGGCAGAGAGGGCGTGTTTCCCCGGGCCTTCGTCGAGAGCGACGCAG CAGGTCAGCAGAGTGGAGCGGCTGCTGGAAGTAGAGGAAGGGCCATGTTTGACTTCACGCCAGAATGTGACGAGGAGCTCAGTCTGCAG GCTGGGGATATAATCACTGGTCTGGAGACGGTTGATGAAGAGTGGTTCCTGGGAAACTTGAGGGGGAAACGTGCTCTGGTCCCTAGAAACTACGTGCAAGTACTGGAGTAG